The following are encoded together in the Desulfovibrio desulfuricans DSM 642 genome:
- a CDS encoding histidine-type phosphatase — MRTAPRLITVCLACALLCHLPLSGIAAQQGDEQPRLMKVVALSRHGVRSPTQAPDTLSQWSTRNWPQWPAPRGFLTPRGARLVTAMWEDMRGQMLNFGLLPDSACPPPGKVFVRADVDQRTRATAKALLDGLCRGGGQTYAVSSQTPDPLFHPVQAGFQRFDPASVAASIMGTAGGDLDRLHEDNAGALTHIQHLSAPVAPTLCARYNLPPTCGLADLPNSVSVDADGKGAGLSGALATASSMAEIFLLEYAQWPEISAGWGQVDAHVLREVLPVHTSVFNTVNRSPVVALFKGASLLSEMAAALDGTHRDQRCNAASLVVFVGHDTNLANVGELLGVHWQLPGYPDDSTPPGSVLMLELWNMGGKKEVRVRFFAQSLEALHDPFVDPPQPVGGLTIPQLTDPARTHKATAALVTAPPVVGEARFSLESFSQRVDKALRNASLVPQEVPPLRLRVDSDVDSGPATATSAEASSPAKIR; from the coding sequence ATGCGCACTGCACCACGCCTAATCACTGTCTGCCTTGCCTGCGCACTGCTCTGCCATTTGCCCCTATCTGGCATTGCGGCGCAGCAGGGGGACGAACAACCCCGCCTTATGAAAGTTGTAGCGCTTTCCCGCCACGGGGTGCGCTCGCCCACGCAGGCTCCCGATACGCTTTCGCAGTGGAGTACCCGCAACTGGCCCCAGTGGCCTGCGCCGAGGGGTTTCCTCACGCCGCGTGGTGCGCGGCTGGTAACCGCCATGTGGGAAGACATGCGCGGGCAAATGCTGAATTTTGGTCTGCTGCCCGACAGCGCCTGTCCGCCGCCCGGCAAGGTATTTGTGCGCGCCGATGTAGATCAGCGCACCAGGGCAACAGCCAAAGCCCTGCTTGATGGCCTCTGTCGGGGGGGCGGGCAGACCTATGCCGTTTCAAGCCAGACGCCCGATCCGCTTTTTCATCCCGTGCAGGCGGGTTTTCAGCGTTTTGATCCCGCCTCGGTTGCCGCAAGCATCATGGGCACGGCCGGGGGCGATCTTGATCGGCTGCATGAGGACAATGCAGGAGCCTTGACACACATCCAGCACCTGAGCGCTCCCGTGGCCCCAACGTTGTGCGCGCGCTACAATCTGCCGCCCACCTGCGGGCTCGCAGACCTGCCCAATTCTGTGAGCGTTGATGCTGACGGCAAGGGCGCAGGGCTTTCCGGCGCACTGGCAACCGCATCAAGCATGGCGGAAATTTTTTTGCTGGAATACGCCCAGTGGCCTGAAATTTCTGCCGGGTGGGGCCAGGTGGACGCGCACGTTCTGCGTGAAGTGCTGCCCGTGCATACAAGCGTGTTCAACACTGTGAACCGCTCTCCGGTTGTGGCTCTTTTCAAGGGGGCATCGCTGCTTTCAGAAATGGCTGCGGCCCTTGACGGCACCCACAGGGATCAACGCTGCAACGCGGCTTCCCTAGTTGTTTTTGTGGGGCACGACACCAACCTTGCCAATGTGGGCGAATTGCTGGGAGTGCACTGGCAGTTGCCCGGCTACCCCGATGACTCCACCCCGCCAGGATCAGTCCTTATGCTTGAGCTGTGGAATATGGGCGGTAAAAAAGAAGTGCGCGTGCGCTTTTTTGCCCAGTCGCTGGAAGCCCTGCATGACCCCTTTGTTGATCCGCCGCAGCCTGTGGGCGGCCTGACCATCCCCCAGCTCACCGATCCGGCCAGAACCCACAAGGCAACTGCGGCTCTGGTAACAGCGCCGCCTGTTGTGGGGGAGGCCCGCTTCAGCCTTGAAAGTTTTTCCCAGCGGGTCGACAAGGCACTGCGTAATGCATCTCTGGTTCCGCAAGAGGTTCCTCCCCTGCGCCTGCGGGTGGACAGCGATGTGGACAGCGGCCCTGCCACGGCCACTTCCGCTGAGGCTTCTTCACCAGCAAAAATCCGCTGA
- a CDS encoding DUF169 domain-containing protein produces MNTFEKLSETLMRELRLIHAPVAIKYFYDQQELDSFKQNQPHYSPMKPLTFCQSEVGARMEGITVIVERDKMGCTNASFVFGWKELDEPEIKSHLKYCADADHARKVLEAKPQVPANLLAIAVSPLAAATTQPDVVHFVCDTMQAYHIIGDWMATQRIDNFHPSMSVNSAVCSGNVYTLNTKQANLYLACSGSYNSGKTERGEINVAIPGEHMEALVKRLEDRVTNKGGASITRLGEPFPGAAVCKNCPLIVFKKERDA; encoded by the coding sequence ATGAACACATTTGAAAAGCTTAGTGAAACGTTGATGCGTGAGCTGCGCCTCATTCATGCACCCGTTGCAATCAAATATTTCTACGACCAGCAGGAGCTTGATTCTTTCAAGCAAAATCAGCCCCACTACTCTCCCATGAAGCCGCTGACCTTCTGCCAGAGCGAAGTCGGTGCGCGTATGGAAGGTATTACAGTCATTGTAGAACGCGACAAGATGGGCTGTACCAATGCTAGTTTTGTGTTCGGCTGGAAAGAGCTGGACGAACCCGAAATCAAAAGCCACCTCAAGTACTGCGCCGATGCCGACCATGCCCGCAAGGTGCTTGAAGCCAAGCCGCAGGTTCCGGCCAATCTGCTGGCCATAGCCGTGAGCCCGCTTGCGGCAGCCACCACCCAGCCCGATGTGGTGCACTTTGTGTGCGATACCATGCAGGCCTACCACATCATTGGCGACTGGATGGCAACCCAGCGGATCGACAACTTCCATCCCTCCATGAGCGTCAACTCAGCCGTCTGCTCCGGCAATGTCTACACGCTGAACACCAAGCAGGCGAACCTGTACCTCGCATGCAGCGGCAGCTACAATTCCGGCAAGACGGAACGGGGCGAAATCAACGTGGCCATACCTGGCGAACACATGGAAGCTCTGGTGAAGCGCCTTGAAGACCGCGTCACCAACAAGGGCGGCGCGTCCATCACCCGCCTTGGCGAACCCTTCCCCGGCGCAGCCGTGTGCAAAAACTGCCCTCTCATTGTTTTCAAGAAAGAACGCGACGCCTAA
- the eutC gene encoding ethanolamine ammonia-lyase subunit EutC has product MSVMKQEYLPASAATVLEDPWADLKRYTDARIALGRCGVSLPQTEWLRFRLAHARARDAVLTPFDRAGVRSDIESAGLRCLELASAAASKEDFLARPDKGRRLSEASRELLASQYAGADNQGADICLVISDGLSARAVHENAAPFARLFLASAADAGYSATPVALVEFGRVAVADEVASLMKARLVVILIGERPGLSSPNSLGVYLTYAPFPGCTDEARNCISNVRPAGLSIEEGVRKLCYLVQGAFARQLTGVNLKDDMPATYLPFGKDTTAIA; this is encoded by the coding sequence ATGAGCGTCATGAAGCAGGAGTATTTGCCAGCATCAGCGGCAACAGTTTTGGAAGACCCGTGGGCCGATCTGAAACGCTATACGGATGCCCGCATTGCCCTTGGGCGTTGCGGCGTCAGCCTGCCGCAGACGGAGTGGCTGCGGTTTCGGCTGGCGCATGCCAGAGCACGCGATGCCGTGCTGACGCCTTTTGACAGGGCAGGCGTGCGCTCAGATATTGAAAGTGCAGGGTTGCGCTGCCTTGAGCTTGCAAGCGCCGCTGCAAGCAAGGAGGATTTTCTGGCAAGGCCCGACAAGGGGCGGCGACTTTCGGAAGCCTCACGCGAGCTGCTTGCAAGCCAGTACGCAGGGGCTGACAATCAGGGGGCGGACATTTGTCTTGTTATCAGTGATGGGCTTTCGGCCCGCGCTGTGCATGAAAACGCGGCCCCCTTTGCCCGGCTTTTTCTGGCCAGCGCGGCAGATGCCGGCTATAGCGCAACCCCCGTGGCTCTGGTGGAGTTTGGGCGGGTTGCCGTGGCGGACGAAGTGGCGTCGCTCATGAAGGCAAGGCTGGTGGTGATTCTTATTGGTGAACGGCCGGGGTTGAGTTCGCCCAATTCTCTGGGAGTTTATCTGACCTATGCGCCCTTTCCAGGTTGCACCGATGAAGCGCGGAATTGTATTTCAAATGTGCGGCCTGCGGGCCTGAGCATTGAAGAAGGCGTGCGCAAACTGTGCTATCTGGTGCAGGGGGCCTTTGCGCGGCAATTGACCGGGGTGAACCTCAAGGACGACATGCCCGCAACGTACTTGCCCTTTGGTAAGGATACTACTGCGATTGCATAG
- a CDS encoding ethanolamine ammonia-lyase subunit EutB, translating into MNAHSTLREILAKASPLRSGDVLAGVAAANDEERVRAQMVLADVPLKRFLNEDVVPYEKDEITRLILDSHDAAAFAPISSFTVGQFRDWLLTDAANAESLAALTAGITPEMAAAASKLMRLQDLILVASKCSVVTRFRNTIGLPGHFSVRLQPNHPTDDARGILASTIDGLYYGSGDAVIGINPASDSLENIARLLCLLDELIARYEIPTQSCVLTHVTNAVELIRRGVPLDLCFQSIAGTEKANASFGIDLSLLAEAWQATLELGRGTVGDDVMYFETGQGSALSANANFGVDQQTLECRAYAVARRFRPLLVNTVVGFIGPEYLFNGKQIIRAGLEDHCCGKLLGLPMGVDICYTNHADADQDDMDALLTLLGAAGCNFIMGIPGADDIMLNYQSTSFHDAAYLRKLLGKRPAPEFEAWLESMGIHDDVGALLPPAGALRGLEQRVRQAT; encoded by the coding sequence ATGAATGCCCACAGCACCCTGCGCGAAATCCTGGCCAAGGCGTCGCCCCTCAGATCGGGCGACGTGCTGGCCGGGGTGGCGGCCGCCAACGACGAGGAACGCGTGCGCGCCCAGATGGTGCTGGCCGATGTGCCCCTCAAACGCTTCCTGAACGAGGATGTGGTGCCCTATGAAAAGGACGAGATCACCCGCCTCATTCTTGACAGCCACGATGCTGCGGCCTTTGCGCCCATAAGTTCCTTTACCGTGGGGCAGTTCCGCGACTGGCTGCTGACCGATGCCGCCAATGCAGAAAGCCTTGCGGCGCTGACGGCGGGCATCACTCCGGAAATGGCCGCAGCCGCCAGCAAACTCATGCGGTTGCAGGATCTCATACTGGTGGCGTCCAAATGCAGCGTGGTAACGCGCTTTCGCAACACCATAGGATTACCGGGGCATTTTTCCGTCCGTTTACAACCAAATCACCCTACGGACGATGCGCGGGGAATTCTGGCATCAACCATTGACGGGCTGTATTACGGCTCCGGCGATGCGGTTATCGGCATCAATCCGGCTTCCGACAGTCTGGAGAACATCGCAAGGCTCCTGTGCCTGCTGGACGAGCTCATTGCGCGCTATGAAATACCCACCCAAAGCTGCGTGCTGACCCACGTAACCAATGCCGTGGAGCTTATCCGCAGGGGGGTGCCGCTGGATCTGTGTTTTCAGTCAATAGCAGGAACAGAAAAGGCCAACGCCAGTTTTGGCATAGACCTTTCCCTGCTGGCAGAAGCGTGGCAGGCAACGCTTGAGCTTGGGCGCGGCACCGTGGGCGATGATGTGATGTATTTTGAAACAGGGCAGGGCAGCGCCCTCTCTGCCAACGCCAATTTCGGGGTCGATCAGCAAACGCTGGAATGCCGCGCCTACGCCGTGGCCCGCAGGTTCCGTCCATTGCTGGTGAATACCGTGGTGGGATTTATCGGGCCGGAGTATCTGTTCAATGGCAAGCAGATTATCCGCGCCGGGCTGGAAGACCATTGCTGCGGCAAACTGCTGGGCCTGCCTATGGGCGTGGACATCTGCTACACCAACCATGCCGATGCCGACCAGGACGACATGGATGCCCTGCTGACCCTGTTGGGCGCGGCTGGCTGCAATTTTATCATGGGTATCCCCGGTGCGGACGACATCATGCTCAATTATCAGTCCACCTCGTTCCACGATGCGGCCTATCTGCGCAAGCTGCTGGGCAAGCGGCCTGCACCGGAGTTTGAGGCGTGGCTTGAAAGCATGGGCATTCACGATGATGTCGGTGCATTGCTGCCACCGGCCGGCGCGTTGCGCGGGCTTGAGCAGCGCGTCAGGCAGGCCACATAG
- a CDS encoding TRAP transporter large permease, whose amino-acid sequence MFDLTFTLSHEGIALMLFASMGMLMLTGQRVFAAIGFTGAIAALFLWGTGGSQMAFNASITLMKWFPMITLPLFIYMGYMLSESGIANDLYRMFHVWMGPLPGGLAIGTVILMVAISAMNGLSVAGMAIGATIAMPEMLKRGYDKRMVSGVIQAGSSLGIMMPPSVVMVLYGMIARQPVSSLWMAGIGPALMFAVILIGYIVIRCKLNPAMGPALPKEERESITSAEKWKSLWAGLLPLAIIFSVTGAFMTGITSLVESSAVGALVATIAALVKGRLTARVMRVVLVQTLSVSCMFMWIIMAALCFSSVFDGLGAVHAIKKLFIDGWNLSPWGVLIVMQLSYLFMGMFLDDTAMLIIVAPLYIPLVKALGFDPIWYGVLYTITCQIAYMTPPFGYNLFLMKAMAPKGVTLNDIYASIVPMVIIMLVGLVLVMVFPDIAMFLPRTFL is encoded by the coding sequence GCATTGCCCTGATGCTCTTCGCATCCATGGGCATGCTCATGCTCACCGGGCAGCGGGTGTTTGCGGCCATCGGCTTCACCGGAGCCATCGCGGCCCTCTTTCTGTGGGGTACCGGCGGTTCGCAGATGGCGTTCAACGCCAGCATCACGCTGATGAAGTGGTTCCCCATGATCACGCTGCCCCTGTTTATCTACATGGGCTACATGCTCTCGGAATCGGGCATCGCCAACGATCTTTACCGCATGTTCCACGTCTGGATGGGACCTTTGCCCGGTGGCCTTGCCATAGGCACGGTCATTCTGATGGTGGCCATTTCCGCCATGAACGGCCTGAGCGTTGCGGGCATGGCCATCGGCGCAACCATCGCCATGCCGGAAATGCTCAAGCGCGGGTATGACAAGCGCATGGTTTCGGGGGTTATTCAGGCAGGCAGCTCGCTGGGCATCATGATGCCGCCAAGCGTTGTTATGGTGCTCTACGGCATGATCGCCCGCCAGCCTGTCAGCAGCCTCTGGATGGCCGGCATCGGCCCAGCCCTTATGTTTGCGGTGATACTCATTGGCTACATCGTCATTCGCTGCAAGCTCAATCCCGCCATGGGCCCTGCGCTGCCCAAGGAAGAACGCGAATCCATCACCTCGGCGGAAAAGTGGAAGAGCCTCTGGGCTGGCCTGCTGCCGCTTGCCATTATTTTTTCTGTGACCGGCGCGTTCATGACCGGCATCACCAGCCTGGTGGAAAGCTCCGCCGTGGGCGCTCTGGTGGCGACCATCGCCGCGCTGGTCAAGGGGCGGCTTACGGCCAGGGTGATGCGCGTGGTTCTGGTGCAGACCCTCAGCGTGAGCTGTATGTTCATGTGGATCATCATGGCTGCCCTGTGTTTCAGCTCTGTTTTTGACGGCCTTGGCGCAGTGCATGCCATCAAGAAGCTCTTCATCGACGGCTGGAACCTCAGCCCCTGGGGCGTGCTTATCGTCATGCAGCTTTCGTATCTTTTCATGGGGATGTTTCTTGACGATACGGCCATGCTGATCATTGTGGCCCCGCTGTATATTCCGCTGGTCAAGGCGCTGGGTTTTGACCCCATATGGTATGGCGTGCTCTACACCATCACCTGTCAGATCGCCTACATGACTCCGCCATTCGGGTACAACCTCTTTTTGATGAAGGCCATGGCCCCAAAGGGGGTTACGCTAAACGACATCTACGCCTCCATTGTGCCAATGGTCATAATAATGCTGGTGGGGCTGGTGCTGGTTATGGTCTTCCCTGATATTGCCATGTTCCTGCCCAGAACATTCCTGTAG
- a CDS encoding EF-hand domain-containing protein yields MSVSALSSSSSSYWEKMLAQMKGSSEAQSQDNLSGKLFGDLDSDGNGLLSLDETGLSGELYNKLDTDGDGAVSQTELQKAIETQRNAMFTSMQMGQSQAAQTAASTQPTAKDLLSAIMSGQVSGGMQGAVRGGKGDDLASKLFSSLDSDGSGGLSAEETGLSQSVFDSMDTDQDGSVSADELTAALKKQREAMNNNSQNPQNQSSEQNSSGEMDAKTLLSSIMNGQMPPPPPTQGQSASSGQNGSSHVASKLFSSLDSDGSDGLSVDETGLSQSVFDSMDVNQDGSVSADELATALEKQREAMGTDQTSASRTAMAQSFLSAIANSAYQSVSQTTAAAQSVEAVA; encoded by the coding sequence ATGAGCGTCAGTGCGTTATCATCATCCTCTTCCTCCTATTGGGAGAAGATGCTTGCGCAGATGAAAGGCTCCAGCGAGGCGCAATCGCAGGACAATCTGTCAGGCAAGCTTTTCGGGGATCTAGATTCAGACGGGAATGGCCTGTTGAGCCTTGATGAAACAGGGCTAAGCGGCGAACTCTACAACAAACTTGATACCGATGGTGATGGAGCCGTTTCGCAGACTGAACTGCAAAAAGCCATCGAAACCCAACGCAACGCCATGTTCACCAGCATGCAGATGGGGCAGAGCCAGGCCGCGCAAACAGCCGCGTCAACCCAGCCCACTGCCAAGGATCTGCTTTCCGCCATCATGAGCGGGCAGGTTTCCGGCGGCATGCAGGGCGCAGTGCGCGGCGGCAAGGGTGACGATCTTGCGTCCAAACTCTTTTCTTCGCTGGACAGTGACGGCAGCGGCGGCCTGAGCGCCGAGGAAACGGGCCTCAGCCAATCCGTGTTTGACTCCATGGACACCGATCAGGACGGCTCCGTTTCTGCCGATGAACTGACTGCAGCGCTAAAAAAACAGCGCGAAGCCATGAACAACAACTCCCAGAATCCGCAAAACCAGTCCAGCGAGCAGAACTCATCAGGCGAAATGGACGCAAAAACATTGCTGTCTTCCATCATGAACGGCCAGATGCCCCCGCCACCTCCCACACAGGGGCAGTCTGCTTCGTCTGGTCAGAACGGATCATCCCACGTGGCTTCCAAACTTTTCTCGAGCCTGGACAGCGATGGCAGTGACGGCCTGAGCGTTGATGAGACAGGTCTCAGTCAGTCAGTGTTCGACTCCATGGATGTGAACCAGGATGGCTCCGTTTCTGCTGACGAGCTTGCCACCGCGCTTGAAAAGCAACGCGAAGCAATGGGAACAGACCAAACCAGCGCAAGCCGAACCGCCATGGCCCAAAGTTTTCTGTCAGCCATTGCCAACAGTGCCTACCAGAGCGTGAGCCAGACCACCGCCGCTGCCCAGAGCGTGGAAGCAGTGGCCTGA